In the genome of Streptomyces collinus, one region contains:
- a CDS encoding ATP-binding protein gives MSRAFRQGGGRVAHRLGLAFGLLTLLIALCGASTLIGALVLEGHRDRITGHVHPAQDDNVRLLNAGISAQRSMRGYLVTGDRSELAAFRAARESIASISGDIRAHEVADEGDVATQQRQIEAYLRVADDQANTTPGSERAVELTREATRRFNAFEVTNARLNDQMSQEEQRLEDRADTAIRAGFAGFGAALVAALALAVYTSVHTTRALTGPLRRTERTLGRLTAGDHAARAEVTGPEEIRAVARSVNLLADERDRLRAVEQERQRLSTAAKETGIRIRDRLEVGYVLDVACNGIGEVLAADYVFILLAEDDGSGFPVARVWSAERGLLSDEERRRIPTFPAEVVRDHYRRGTPWLVTDLPRYVPDATPMPGAPGSFGKTGMPAENRAAAAALGLDSAVIIPIGVGEEPIGAVSVARTSADHPWRPVDIEIAESMAGGVGRALHTALLYEKESSLVHKLRALDQAKSDFLSTVSHELRTPLTSIVGYIELLKDEDTGPLSPPQVRMLDVVDRNANRLRALIEDLLTLSRIESGAFTSYKTPIDLRQLVTSAADAMRPAAEAASVGLETYCPEQPLVLEADGEQLDRVLMNLLSNAVKFTRGGGTVSVRADAQDGEAVLSVSDTGIGIPAAEQEKLFQRFFRASNATEQAIPGTGLGLTIVHTIVANHGGRTQVRSEEGRGTTITTWLPLSGTNGAADSA, from the coding sequence ATGAGCCGTGCCTTCAGGCAGGGCGGCGGCCGGGTGGCGCACCGACTCGGCCTCGCATTCGGGCTGTTGACCCTCCTGATCGCGCTGTGCGGGGCCAGCACACTGATCGGCGCGCTGGTGCTGGAAGGCCACCGCGACCGGATCACCGGCCACGTGCACCCTGCCCAGGACGACAACGTTCGCCTGCTCAACGCGGGTATCAGCGCGCAGCGTTCGATGCGAGGCTACCTGGTCACGGGCGACCGGAGTGAGCTCGCTGCCTTCCGTGCGGCCCGGGAGAGCATTGCGTCGATCAGCGGCGACATCCGTGCGCACGAGGTCGCGGACGAAGGCGATGTCGCGACGCAGCAACGGCAGATCGAGGCGTATCTGCGCGTAGCCGACGACCAGGCGAACACCACTCCGGGAAGCGAGCGGGCCGTCGAGCTCACCCGTGAGGCCACCCGGCGGTTCAACGCGTTCGAGGTGACCAACGCCCGCCTGAACGACCAGATGAGCCAAGAAGAGCAGCGTCTGGAGGACCGCGCCGATACGGCGATCCGGGCGGGCTTCGCCGGGTTCGGCGCCGCACTGGTCGCTGCCCTCGCCCTGGCCGTGTACACGTCGGTGCACACCACGCGCGCCCTGACCGGGCCGTTGCGGAGAACCGAGCGGACACTCGGACGGCTCACCGCCGGAGACCATGCGGCCCGGGCCGAGGTGACGGGGCCGGAGGAGATCCGGGCGGTGGCGCGGTCCGTCAACCTGCTCGCGGACGAGAGGGACCGGCTGCGCGCGGTCGAGCAGGAACGGCAGCGCCTGTCGACGGCCGCGAAGGAGACCGGCATCCGGATCAGGGACCGCCTCGAGGTCGGCTATGTCCTCGACGTGGCGTGCAACGGCATCGGCGAGGTCCTGGCCGCCGACTACGTCTTCATCCTGCTCGCCGAGGACGACGGTTCCGGGTTTCCCGTGGCCCGGGTGTGGTCCGCGGAGCGGGGCCTGTTGTCCGACGAGGAGCGAAGGCGCATACCGACGTTCCCGGCCGAGGTGGTCCGCGACCACTACCGGCGGGGAACGCCCTGGCTGGTCACCGACCTGCCCCGGTACGTGCCCGACGCCACACCCATGCCAGGTGCCCCCGGCTCCTTCGGGAAGACCGGTATGCCGGCCGAGAACCGCGCCGCCGCGGCGGCGCTGGGCCTGGACTCGGCGGTGATCATCCCCATAGGGGTGGGGGAGGAACCGATCGGTGCCGTGTCCGTGGCCCGTACCAGCGCCGACCACCCCTGGCGTCCGGTGGACATCGAAATCGCCGAGTCCATGGCCGGCGGCGTCGGCCGGGCGCTGCACACCGCACTTCTGTACGAGAAGGAGTCGAGCCTGGTGCACAAGCTGCGCGCCCTGGACCAGGCCAAGAGCGACTTCCTGTCCACCGTCTCGCATGAGCTGCGCACCCCGTTGACCAGCATCGTGGGATACATCGAGCTGCTGAAGGACGAGGACACCGGTCCGCTCTCCCCGCCCCAGGTGCGCATGCTGGACGTCGTCGACCGCAACGCCAACCGGCTGCGGGCATTGATCGAGGACCTGCTCACGCTCTCCAGGATCGAGTCGGGAGCGTTCACCTCCTACAAGACACCGATCGACCTGCGACAGCTGGTGACTTCGGCGGCCGACGCGATGAGACCGGCCGCCGAGGCCGCCTCGGTCGGACTGGAGACGTACTGCCCCGAGCAGCCGCTGGTGCTGGAGGCGGACGGCGAACAACTCGACCGGGTTCTGATGAACCTGCTGTCCAACGCGGTGAAGTTCACCCGCGGCGGCGGGACGGTCAGCGTACGGGCCGACGCGCAGGACGGGGAGGCGGTCCTGAGCGTGAGCGACACCGGCATCGGCATCCCCGCGGCCGAACAGGAGAAGCTCTTCCAGCGGTTCTTCCGCGCCTCGAACGCCACCGAGCAGGCCATCCCGGGAACCGGTCTGGGGCTGACCATCGTGCACACGATCGTGGCGAACCACGGCGGCCGGACGCAGGTGCGCTCCGAAGAGGGCCGGGGTACCACGATCACCACCTGGCTGCCGCTCAGCGGTACGAACGGTGCGGCGGACTCCGCCTGA